A single Vitis riparia cultivar Riparia Gloire de Montpellier isolate 1030 unplaced genomic scaffold, EGFV_Vit.rip_1.0 scaffold822_pilon_pilon, whole genome shotgun sequence DNA region contains:
- the LOC117910709 gene encoding ATP synthase subunit alpha, mitochondrial-like → MNLAKRAAAAKAAREASISTHSEVPTNLKSDEARPTEGFLEIGLQLLSVQANLNLIPSPCLPSQKREKVSGVLSPTNVIPITDGQICSETELFYRGIRPAINVGLSVSRVGSAAQLKAMKQVCGSSKLELAQYREVAALAQFGSDLDAATQALLNRGARLTEVSKQPQYAPLPIEKQILVIYAAVNGFCDRMPLDRISQYERAIPSSIKPEFLQSLLEKGGLTNERKMEPDAFLKESALPYTFISLVTT, encoded by the exons ATGAACTTGGCCAAAAGGGCCGCGGCTGCTAAGGCGGCACGGGAAGCCTCTATCTCGACTCACTCTGAGGTTCCCACTAATCTAAAGAGTGATGAGGCGCGCCCTACTGAAGGGTTTTTGGAAATCGGTTTGCA GTTGCTGTCAGTGCAGGCCAATCTGAATCTAATTCCTTCTCCATGTCTGCCAAGCCAG aagagagaaaaagtaagCGGGGTGCTTTCTCCCACCAATGTGATCCCCATTACGGATGGACAAATCTGTTCGGAAACAGAGCTCTTTTATCGCGGAATTAGACCTGCTATTAACGTCGGCTTATCTGTCAGTCGCGTCGGGTCTGCCGCTCAGTTGAAAGCTATGAAACAAGTCTGCGGTAGTTCAAAACTGGAATTGGCACAATATCGCGAAGTGGCCGCCCTTGCTCAATTTGGGTCAGACCTTGATGCTGCGACTCAGGCATTACTCAATAGAGGTGCAAGGCTTACAGAAGTCTCGAAACAACCACAATATGCACCACTTccaattgaaaaacaaattctaGTCATTTATGCAGCTGTCAATGGATTCTGTGATCGAATGCCACTAGACAGAATTTCTCAATATGAGAGAGCCATTCCAAGTAGTATAAAACCAGAATTTCTACAATCCCTTTTAGAAAAGGGTGGGTTAACTAACGAAAGAAAGATGGAACCAGATGCATTCTTAAAAGAAAGCGCTTTGCCTTACACATTTATCTCACTTGTAACTACCTGA